Proteins from one Deinococcus sp. AB2017081 genomic window:
- a CDS encoding nucleoside hydrolase, whose amino-acid sequence MSLASTPHPVILDGDPGHDDVVNVLLALASPELNVLGLTTVFGNVGLPRTTRNMLITRELARSNVPVHAGADRPLVDPRISAEAVHGASGLDGPHLPTPTRGVEAEHAVDFIVRTVRTQPRPVTLVPTGPLTNIALALRLAPDIAGNIARIVWMGGSTDTGNWTPAAEFNALADPHAAHIVFTSGVPLTMIGLNASHQAIAHPARVQAFRDLGTPVGEFVAVLLEFFAEHHRERYGWDGGALHDPLTVAWLLRPELFRTRPMPVQIDTSGGPSHGRTVADVWNVTGQPVNADVMTDMDADGFFAFLTERIAAYR is encoded by the coding sequence TCACGACGATGTGGTAAATGTCCTGCTCGCACTGGCCAGTCCCGAGCTGAACGTCCTCGGCCTGACCACGGTCTTCGGCAACGTGGGACTGCCCAGAACGACCCGCAACATGCTGATCACGCGGGAACTGGCCCGCTCGAACGTGCCGGTTCACGCCGGGGCCGATCGTCCCCTCGTCGATCCCCGCATCTCTGCCGAGGCCGTTCACGGTGCGAGCGGCCTGGACGGCCCGCACCTGCCCACGCCGACCCGCGGCGTGGAGGCGGAGCACGCGGTGGACTTCATCGTGCGCACCGTCCGCACGCAGCCGCGGCCCGTGACGCTGGTGCCCACCGGCCCCCTGACGAACATCGCGCTCGCGCTGCGGCTCGCGCCGGACATCGCCGGGAACATCGCGCGGATCGTGTGGATGGGCGGCAGCACCGACACCGGCAACTGGACGCCCGCCGCCGAGTTCAATGCCCTGGCCGATCCGCACGCCGCGCACATCGTCTTCACCAGCGGCGTACCCCTCACCATGATCGGCCTGAACGCCTCCCACCAGGCGATCGCACACCCGGCGCGCGTGCAGGCCTTCCGCGACCTGGGCACCCCGGTGGGCGAGTTCGTGGCCGTGCTGCTGGAATTCTTCGCGGAGCACCACCGGGAACGCTACGGCTGGGACGGAGGCGCGCTGCACGATCCCCTGACGGTCGCGTGGCTGCTGCGCCCGGAGCTGTTCCGTACCCGGCCCATGCCCGTGCAGATCGACACCAGCGGCGGCCCCAGCCACGGGCGCACCGTGGCCGACGTGTGGAACGTGACCGGCCAGCCTGTAAACGCCGACGTGATGACCGACATGGATGCCGACGGCTTCTTCGCGTTCCTGACCGAGCGGATCGCCGCGTACCGTTGA
- a CDS encoding alpha/beta fold hydrolase: MPAAEFRMLDVGDTRLHARVVGDPALPPLIVLHGGPGLDHTEFGTYLDPLADTVRLVILDQRAQGQSDRDAPQDTWTLAQMAADVSRVAAALQAPRYTVFGHSYGAFVALQHAADFPGAAAATIACCGVGSSRWLDAIPAKLESFEPLELREQVRASWADEANVTTEADFARVMHEQMPWHFGDPLDARIAEYEAHTCAMHPRYAPDVLRAFSVAGYGGIEVEERLGAVTQPLLILAGRHDRTCPPEASVVVADRAPAGELHIFEHSGHMPFVEQPGEFLAVVRGFLKRTVA; this comes from the coding sequence ATGCCCGCTGCTGAATTCCGGATGCTGGATGTCGGTGACACCCGCCTGCACGCCCGCGTGGTCGGCGACCCGGCCCTCCCGCCGCTGATCGTGCTGCACGGCGGCCCCGGCCTGGATCACACCGAGTTCGGCACGTACCTCGATCCGCTGGCCGACACAGTGCGGCTTGTGATACTGGATCAGCGGGCCCAGGGACAGAGCGACCGGGACGCGCCGCAGGACACCTGGACACTGGCGCAGATGGCAGCGGACGTGTCCCGCGTGGCCGCTGCCCTGCAAGCCCCACGGTACACGGTGTTCGGGCACTCGTACGGGGCCTTCGTGGCCCTCCAGCACGCGGCGGACTTCCCCGGAGCAGCGGCGGCGACCATCGCGTGCTGCGGCGTGGGCTCGTCGCGCTGGCTGGACGCCATTCCCGCGAAGCTGGAGAGCTTCGAGCCGCTGGAACTGCGCGAACAGGTGCGGGCCTCGTGGGCGGACGAGGCGAACGTGACCACCGAGGCCGACTTCGCCCGCGTGATGCACGAGCAGATGCCGTGGCACTTCGGCGATCCCCTGGATGCCCGGATCGCGGAGTATGAGGCACACACCTGCGCGATGCATCCCCGCTACGCGCCGGACGTGCTGCGTGCCTTCAGCGTGGCCGGCTACGGCGGCATCGAGGTCGAGGAGCGCCTGGGCGCGGTGACGCAGCCGCTGCTGATCCTCGCCGGACGGCACGACCGCACCTGTCCGCCCGAGGCGAGTGTGGTGGTGGCCGACCGTGCCCCCGCCGGCGAACTGCACATCTTCGAGCACAGCGGCCACATGCCCTTCGTGGAACAGCCGGGCGAGTTCCTGGCGGTCGTCCGGGGATTCCTGAAGCGCACGGTGGCCTGA